A segment of the Eptesicus fuscus isolate TK198812 chromosome 9, DD_ASM_mEF_20220401, whole genome shotgun sequence genome:
AATATCCACAAGCGCACCCACAGCGTGGGTTTCAAGAGGCGTGCCCCTCGGGCACTCAAGGAGACCCGGAAATTTGCCATGAAGGAGATGGGGACTCCAGACGTGCGCATTGACACCAGACTCAACAAAGCTGTCTGGGCCAAAGGCATAAGGAATGTCCCATATCATATCCGGGTACGTTTGTCCAGAAAATGTAAAGAGGATGAAGATTCACTAAACAAGCTCTGTACATTGGTCACCTATGTGCCTGTCACCACTTTCAAAAATCTACAGACCATTAATGTGGACAAGAACTAATGCTGATGGTTGAATAAAGTTATAcaactgcaagagagagagagagggagagagagagagagagagagagagagagagagagagagagagagagagagagagagagagatctcaacTCAGTACAGTATGATAGGACTCTAGGTACAGGCGTACCTTGGAGATATTATTGGTTTGATTCCAGACCATGGCAGTAAGGtaagttgtaatctttttgctggtggagggtctccCCTTAAATTTGTAAACAATGCACCATCTGTGAAGTGTGATAAAGCAAAGCATGATAAAAAGAGAGGCAGTCAGAGCAGAAACACTATAGCTCAACcctaaattattcatttattaaaaattatttaaaagttaaattaatgCCTTTAACCATGCTACATCTTGACTCAGTTTCTTGGATGGTAAATACTTATTACTGATCAATTACATCTTagtctcaatttttaaaacttgtgctCAAAATTCTATTGATGGATGTTATAGATTGATGTTATAGATTGACAGTAGGAACAATGAAACCCAGAGTGCTCACTTGCTACAATGGTCTTGGCAAGGCAGGAACTATGTGCGTGGCCGTACCCTGAAGCACACCTTTTGCATGTGAGAtgaatattttgattttattgtttGGACTGTCAGGCTGAAACTTTAATCATGAGTACCAGGAAGAGTTTCAGAGGTACTTTGTAAAATCCTTAGTAACTGTACATAAAGTACATCTCTGGGTTCAATGCAGTGCATTTTACTAAAGAATCTACATCCACAGCATTAAATATTTCACAACAAAAGCAGTGCAGATTATGAATAAATCAATTTTATGTCATAACATTTTACATTACAAAAACTTACTCCAACCTGGAATACTGTAGCAGGCTTGTATTGTAGGGCTTTCAATTCTAATGGAAGATGGttcaaatattataaataattaatttcatGTACTACAAAATAGcttaagatttttttcatgttaaaaacaaacaaagagaaaaatgttagaaGAGAATTTGTTGTGAATGTGGCAGAGGTTGAGAGATTGGAATTAAAACAAACTGTCCTAACTGTAACTTATCTATTTGTGATGTGTGCAAAGTATAAAAAGTTGGCAGAAATGGAACCATTTTAAAATGGACTCAAGGCAGCCATTCCAAAGGAATTGTATTACACGTCTTACGCCTTGAACCtggctaaaaaaaaacaacctttgaGCTGGGCCAAACCAACATTGTCTTATAAGCAACTATTTGTAAAGCTAACAGGCAAGCAGATGTCCTGATCACAAGGACTGGTAGttaaggacatttttaaaaaaatcattaaccaGCCATGTATCACTAAAGAATAAGTTAGCTTtttcacaccaaaaaatatattttttctcttattcatgtaataatttcccttctttttctcatAAAAACCCCTTTGAGTTTCTGCCTGAGTCTATGCCTCTaaattgcaattttttaaaaatctcaaataaacacttgcctctcactttgactttttatttttaggttaaaggCAACTGTGACAAATTTCTTGGTCTCCTCTAGAACTGGCTGCTTTCCTTCTACTTGATTTCCAATTCTAGACTAAAATGTTCTAATGAAGcttctttttatattatactagaggtccggtgcacaaaattcgtgtacagaaaggggggtcccttcagcccagcctacaccctctccaatccaggacatccctctcacaatctgggaccactggctcctaactgctcacctgcctgcctgcctgatcacccctaattcccccctcctcccccgccagtctgatcaccctaactgcctctgcctgctggcctgatcacccctaactgccccccattctggcctggtctccccaactgccccccttgctggcctggtcaccccacacagcctgctgttctgtcgtttggtcgtccctcactaacccccctgccagcctggttgccccacgcagcctgctgttcagtcgtttggtcatccctcactaaccctcctgccttccttgtcgccccatgcagcctgtattcagtcatctgtctggttgttttggtcatgatggcccctggctttttatatattaggatcacCACTATCTTATTTGTAAAGGAGTTTCTAAAAGACTATAAGTTACAAacattgatattaaaatattatttttttttcacctaaATCCTAGTTTTATTTAACTCCATGTCtagatctttctttttaaaaaaagttaattaattaaaaattaattttattgaagtagtattgtttaataacattatTAAATTTCATGTGCACGGCATTATAAATTTATATCTGTATATTCTATTGAGTATTCACCACTCAAAGTAAAATTTCCTTCCATTgtcatatatttgactccctttacccaaTTCATCCACTCACTACCCTTTTTCCCCTCTGGtgaccaccattctgttgtctatatctatgaatttgttacttttttgttttatattccacatttgagtgaaatcatacaattttTGTCTCTTTCCATCTGACTaatttcacttcacataatacCCTCAagacccatccatgttgtcacaaatggcaatattttatcttttttatggctgagtaatattcattatatatatgtgtatatatgcatatatatacatatatatgtgtatatacacacacatatatatatatgtgtatatatatacatatatatacagtcTCACAtctttcattcatctgttgatggacacttaggttgtttccatgtcttggctattgtaaataatgctgcatagGGCATATATAtctatgaattaatttttaatgttttcagatAAAAACCCAGAAAGGGAACATTTGGATCATATGACAATTCTAGTctcaatttttaaaggaaactctatactgtttttcatagtggtagCACCAATATATATTCTCACCAATAGTgtacaagggttctcttttctcctcatTCTTTCTAACATTTGTTTATTGTCCTTTTGATGGTAGCCATACTAACATGTGTGAGGCAATATcttgttgtggttttgatttacatgaTGTTGCACACCTTtctatatgtctgttggccatttatatgtattCCTTGGAGAAaggtctattcagatcctctgtccattttttttacattgaatttgttgttgttattgagttttaaaagtgtttttaataGTAAccctttattgaaagtattacctgGATCTGTCTTGATAAGGAAATCTAAGTGGTAATTTTACTTAAATCTTATACAATTAAATACTGTTGTAGGGAGAGTGAGTGGCCCAGAAACCAAGACTCTTAACAAACTAGAGACCTtgtacacggattcgtgcactggtggggtccctcggcctggcctgtggggatccggccgaaaccaactctctgacatcaccaaggggtcctggattgcgagagggtacaggacaggctgagggaccccaccagtgcatgatcagggctggagaGTGATGACGTGAtgtctccagggtgtgtccagctgtCTCACCCAATCCAGattgaccagaccccagcagcaagctaacctacaggtaggagtgtctgccccctggtggtcagtgtgcgtcatagcgactggtcgaacagttgacagcatattaggcttttattatataggatactttaacAAATAAAACTTAGCTTGTTTTGGTTGTTTGGGAGAGCAAAGAAAGGGAACAGTGATGCTTGAGAACTGATCACTAAATGATTGTCTTGTGCAATCTcctaaaaaggaaaacaactggGTGCTACAAATAGTTGTTTACAAAAGATTATTACTTAAAAAAGAGATTATTATTTGacctattattttttcttcaatggTTATACATTGCAATCTgccttataaataaaataaaacacttgaagATACGTGTAGGATAGAAAGCAGTGCTCTCAGCTTCTATACCagtttatttgagattttgtCCTTAACCTTCACATAGGTTGTTAAAGATCTGTGACAGGTCAGTAAATTAATTGACTGAGTTTAAATGTGTAAAGCTCTACCTCCTCTTGAAAACAATGAAACTGTAGAAGACAATAGAACTTGCAGCGGTAGCAATGTAATGGCTTACTAAAGTGAATTAGTGGCCTGTACCAGATTTCATCTAGCTCTTTAACATATGTTTATCTACCCAGCTATCTCTTTATCTATATAATGTGTATGTTTATGCACAATACATAAATGTTATGCAAAATGTATATAGAAGCAGATGCTTTACAaagattaaatgttattttttatatgtctccAAAGTCTGTGTCTCATATTAATACAATGGATTGTCAGGTTTTTCCATTGTTCCACTTCAAAGCATGCAATTATATTGCCTTAATTGGAAGCACTGATGTGTTTTCACCAAGGATGTTTATTTGTATTCTGACTACTGAGATATAAATATGGGACCATTtgctatttttagttttctactaatgtggataaaaaaaaacactttttatctttataaacaGACACATTGAGTTTATTGTAAGTTCAAAACTCTGTATTTGTGTTGGGATCATACAAAAAATCTTACTAGCTATTGTACTGAAATGAATCTTTATTCAAGGGTCATGATAATACACAGCAGAAAGTATAACAGATAAATCCATGGACTGGCTGACTTATGTATTACTATACATCTGACTAGCATGGATTCTATCCAAAAAGCTTTGTGTGCATTTGACCAGAAgattcttaaatattttgtcaTCTCTGATCAGTTTGGTTGGCAtggatttaaaataagtttttcatAGTTATATGTTGCTAGTGAAAATACAGTTTCCTCCAAAATTTTTTGAGGATATAATCTCCAGGGATTTTAGtggaacattttcattttgtcaaGTGATATCAGTATTAATGTATACTAATGCTCAATGAATAggtattatatactttttttgtttgttaaacctcacctaaggatatttttttcctcattgcttttcagagaaagagtggaaggaaggtacagaggggaaaagagagtgacagagagaaacatcgatatgagagagacacattgattggttgcctcctacatgctccctgacatgagggagctggggagagaacCCTCAATCTAGTGTATGCcccttcaccaggaatcaaagccTTGAcccttccttccatgcccaggccaatgctctaaccattgagtgcACCAGCCAGaactatgtatttttctttaacccTGTGTATGACAGCAGGGCTCTGTTTACCAACACTGCATGGATTCTGCCTTTTTCCATATCTGTGGCCTCAGTGAGATGAATTAATCAGTTAAGTTAAAATTGTCTTTGCCATAGACTCTAGCAATGCCATTTTTGTCACTGACTGTGTTCCAGGTACCAGTTCAAGCACTTCACATTTATAAACTAACTTAATTTTCATAGCACACATGATGTACATTTTATTAGCTTcctcattttatagttgaggtAACCAAGGCAAAGGGAAATTAAAAGATTGTGCTCTCTCATAACATTGAGGCTACTGTTCTTTAATTAACAAAAATACCACcacaaataattattatatatttagcATTTATTAAGAGGCCATCATAGCTCCAACAGTTCCTTTACTTGTTCACAATGTCTTTTTTTCAAAGCTATGAAAAGATTCAATACCCCTCAGTGCTTTATCTACTAGTAAATCAAAATGCAGCCAAaagagcttttttttaaaaaaaaaaaaacacaacttaggCAATAGTGAAGTGACaataatttgttcattcatttatcaatACTGTATTGTGCATCTGCTATGCACCAAGCACTTTCCTGGACATGAGGGATACAAAGAATACAAAGACCCTAAGGGAGattatattatactaggggcccagtgcatgaattcgcgcaccttgaaaggaactgtgggctacaatgctgcagtgggcacaagggTGAgtttcggcccatcctctgcgccccacctggcccctcccgctgtgggcccctggtcccctgtttgccagcagccccactcccactgccatcgctcacacccactgactgcacagagcaattggggccaacaccagcagtgggtgcgagcagggccagcaccatcaatgggggcaattggggcagcagctgcccctcGCACCccctgatggcaccaagtgatcagcACCAGTGCTGGGCGTGAGCAGTGACTCTGGTGCTGGCTGCAGATGTGAGTGGGGCTGTCGCCAGCATTGGGTGCGAGAGACAGCTGCCAGCCcctatcgcccctcaggagcaggaggaggtggagaagccctgaggggcaattgggccggcagctgccactcgcacccactgacagtgccaagttattggggccagcaccaggcactaacagtgggtgcaagcggggccagtgcccgcagcaggtgcaagcactgggcaggactacagcacgcgggagcaaagaatttttagtaaccacca
Coding sequences within it:
- the LOC103284153 gene encoding 60S ribosomal protein L31-like — protein: MAPAKKGGEKKKGRSAINEVVTRELTINIHKRTHSVGFKRRAPRALKETRKFAMKEMGTPDVRIDTRLNKAVWAKGIRNVPYHIRVRLSRKCKEDEDSLNKLCTLVTYVPVTTFKNLQTINVDKN